attaattatttaaaaaaataaaattacaattaaaaaaaatacacgcaaaaaataaaaaaacattacaataaattattaaaaaaaaacacTAGTTATGCATCGAGCGAAAGTTTGGCGGGGGGTTCCAAATATGAGCCGTTAAATCTTCACGAAGTTGATCATGCACGTCTCGATCGCGAATCTCTTTCTCTCGTGATCGACGATCTTTGACCCTTCTCCGAATATTGCGACGAGGCCGGTTTTCGGGTTTATCTAACCATTCTTGTTCCCAAGTACTTAACGCAAACCCGTTATCTTCTTGTATCATGTTGTGCATAACAATACAACTATACATTATCCTTCTCATCTTATTAACACTCATAACTCGTGCCGGTGTTTTTAAAATCGCAAACCGACCTTGTAGAACACCAAATGTACGCTCAACATCCTTTCTAGCACTCGCTTGAAATTTAGTAAATTTTTTTCTAGGCTCTTCAATAGGAGTCGTATACCCCTTTATTAGTGTTGTCCAATCGGGATATATCCCGTCCGCCAAGAAGTAACCAAAGGGATACTGGTTTCCGTTTACTTCAAACGGTGAAGGTGCGGCTCTATCCTTACGAAGGGAATCAAACAACGGAGAATGATTTAACACATTAATGTCATTGTTTGAACCCGCCATCCCAAAAATCGCATGCCATATCCACATATCGTATGAAGCAACCGCTTCAAGCATGATCGTCGGGTGACCGTGATCACCTCTCGTATATTGACCTTTCCATGCAACGGGACAATTTTTCCATGCCCAATGCATACAGTCAATACTACCCAACATTCCCTTGAAACCATGTTTCTCCTCGTGCGCCGAATACAACCGAGCAATGTCAGTTGCATTAGGCTTCCTCAAATATTCCCACCCATATAAGTCAATTATACACTTGCAAAAATTATTTAAAGTAACATGACCCGTTTTTTCCGCCATTTTAATATATTCATCAAATATATCCGCGGTCATCCCATACGACAATTGCCGTAACGCGCAAGTTATTTTTTGAATAGTTGAGAAACCAAGACGTCCATGTGCATCCGGACATTGTTGGAAAAAAGTAAAATGATCGGGGGCATTAGGAGTATAAGAGTGTTGAAGAATACCGTCTTTGATACGGAGAAATAAAACTTTGCGCATCCGAAATCGTCTCTTGAAAATGTTGTCCGGAAACGTCGGATTTTCACAAAAGTAATCGTTCCACAATAATTGACCCGCTGCTTCACGATCTCTATTTAAAAAACGTCGTGGTTGTCTTTGAAAACGAGTTCTTGGTTGGATTTCTTCCTCTTCTTCGGACGACGTTGAATCGAATAACAAATCGATACTTAAGGCTAAAAAATCCATATTTTTAATttctaaaacaaaaaaaaaaatataaacttttatatatatgtgagtGTGTAGTGAATaaaagtgtgtgaaaaatgaaattaAAGAGTGTATTTatagaagaaaaaaagaaaaaaaagaaaaaaacaacgGCTAGCTGTAACGGCTATGAAGTTTAGACCAATCAAAACGTGCCACGTCCTCTACTATTCCGTTTGTAGCAGCGTTTTTCCAAGACAAACGCGCCGCCACAAGCGCTCACAAACGCCCCATTCCGGGCGTTTGTAGGCGGGATAGGGTGACATACGCCCGCGTTATCTGTGGTCTAAGTTTCTTAGTTTTCAAGAATGATGACGTATGGTTTAGCCCAATTAGGGTCTACACAATTAACTTAGGCCCCAAGTCAATTAACCCTAATTCTCATCTATAAATacggggcaaaacctacatcaagttcacaatctcccaatcgtatacaactcttactctctcaatgaaagcaccaccttATACGATTATTCGATCACACCGCAACGCCGCCACCGCAAGTCCACAACTCACACGGCAGTTatcgccggatcttctccacgatcgtcttcacgatcgcaactctagggtttttacctacgggtcttgtagggttttttctccctttgccgtcgatagggtccgactatcgaccggcgggcaattcgttggccaccctcccgagatcatcatctcgggtacgggttattcacggtaaccggaccggataTCAACGACGTTGACtcctaaaaaaaccctttcgcattgatgtccgtgtgtatgttttcccttggaaaaaatatgcatgaacatttggcgcccaccgtggggcacgatgcattatgtctcgtgtttctaccgtctatcattcggtttgagaaggtttgtcttttcttattgagcttttaattcgttatatgCGGTTTAAGTACAAGAATATTTAGCGCAGATGTTCGCGCGCTTGCGCAACTGTCCACGCGCTTTTGTCCAGGTTACGCACACTTTGCGCACAAATGTCCGCGACTTTAGAAGCAATTTTCATGCGGTTTTACGCATGGTAGTTCACGCGGTTTCCCTGCGCACTCTGCATGCGGTTCTTTGCGCATCTGTTCGCGGGTTTACGCACAGTTGTTtgcgcaggctcatgtgaacttattttccgcagcataatgagaagttcgatacgatacttgTCAAAAATATCAtgtcgaacttgggggacttgatgatgtagggtttagcccaattagggtctacacaattaacttgggccccaagtcaattaaccctaattcccatctataaatatggggcaaaacctacatcaagttcacaatctcccaatcgcatacaactcttactctctcaatgaaagcaccaccttatacgatcattcgatcacaccgcaacgccgccaccgcaagtccgcaacgcacacggcagttatcgccggatcttctccacgatcgtcttcacgatctcaactctagggtttttacctacgggtcttgtagggttttttctccctttgccgtcgatagggtccgactatcgaccggtgggcaattcgttggccaccctcccgagatcatcatctcgggtacgggttattcacggtaaccggaccggagatcaacgacgttgacgcctaaaaaaaccctttcgcattgatgtccgtgtgtatgttttcccttggaaaaaatatgcatgaacaaagAATTAAAAAAATGTTCTTCGATGGGGGTCTGTCTAATTTAATAAAGAAAGCCATTTGAAAAAAGAGTTAGGACGCTAAAATCACTCTTAACCGTTACTTATAAATCAAACAAAATTCGGTGAAATATTTCCATTTATATGTTGATGGTTCGTGCATTTTTTTCATCTCGAAAACATTTAGTGCCAACACTCAATGAGACAAAGGCATGGACGAAATTTGGTTTCCAATTTTAGACGGTTACTGATATTTATGTGTTTGGTACCCCATATGTGTTTGATTCAAGAGGCCCAATCTGTAAGACTTGGCCTAAACAGTTTATACCTTCAAGTGGGATGAACGTACGGGTGTAGGTTATTGGTTGGGCCTGGGATAAAAGGGTCGTGACTTGGAGGAGAAGGAACGAAGATTTTACTAgagatttattataattataattatttagttTCTTTATTGAGGTTATCTTGTTTTAGTATTTAAACTTTTTATCCGcttgttttatatttatttattttttatattacaTGTTTATTGAGTAATAAAGAGAGTCGTTGGCCTTTTCTGGATTTTACTCCATCGATTACCTATCTGGTTTGTTTCTCCATTATTTGGTAATCAAAGCTCAGGTAGTAACCGAAAGAATGCATCATGGAGTTTACCGTCGAGTACCACTTCGCAGAGACGCCGATCGAGGCAACGAAGTTAATCCAAGAGATGCTGAAATCGATTGGTTGAATAGAAGAATCGCTGAACTGGAGTTTATTCAATTACGCGAAAATGAAGAAACTGATTCAGATCCTACCAAAAATCATTGGGAATACCAAAACCCATTCGTTGATGTGTCGAGGGGATTCAACAGAGATCATCGTGATGATCTGAAGGGAAGACTCAACAAGATAACTTTATCGATCAGGTATGAAACATTTATCAAATTTTTAACATGGAATACGTTCCGGAAATTATGTTGACTGAAGATACCACACTAGTTTATGTTACTGATAGTGAGGAAGAAGAGGATGATGTTGAAAACATTGTTTATGATGAACAAACCGATGTAAATTCTATCTACTCCTGAATGCAGATTATGAACACGCTGAGGATTTTGATCAAACCTCACAGTTTCATGAATTGAAACAAGTAGAGTTTGCTTTTAACCGCTAAGTTAATCGTACAACGGGTAATAGTCCATTTAAGATCGTTTATAGGGAACATCTTCTTACACCCCTGATTTAACATCGTGACATGTATTAAAAGATGTATCTCGTGGCAGAGAACAATATGCTGATGCTGATTATATTAAGGAGCTGCACCAATATGTTCGTAATCATATTCGTAATCATATTGAGCAACAGAACCAACGCTACAAGAAGCATGCAGATACACATGATAAGCACGTTGTTTTAGATTCGAGGATGTCTTTTTGAAGAAGGGAAGGATGATGCAAATGTGTTTGGTACCCCGTATGTGTTTGATCCAGGAGGCCCAATCGGTACAACTTGGGCCGAAACAGTTTATACCTTCAAGTGGGCTGAACGAACGGGAGTAGGTCAATGGTTGGCCACGGATAAAGGATCTTGACTTGGAGGAGAAGGAAAGAAGATTTTAGCAGAGATTTATTCAattataattatttagttttctaatAAAGTTTATCTTGTTTTAGTGTTTAAACTTTTTTATCACCTTGTTTTATATTCAGCTTTTTTATATACATTACGTGTTTATTACGAGTAATAAAAAGAGCTACTGGCCTTTTCTGGGTTTTACCCTGTCGATTACCTATCTGCTTTGGTCCTCCATTAGTTTCATAGATATTCAAtagatttatattcatatatatacattattattaatttCAGGAATAACTAATAATGAAAACGTGCATGTTTTACGTATCACAAGATTTGTTATTAGATGACATACTTATAAGTGATTTTACATTCAAATCTTACTAAGAGCATAGCATATCCTGTGATACAAAAGAAAAAGGTTAGAAACAATAATGTGATAATCCGATTAGGACGTATGTATATCTCACTCGTCAAATAGTCTTAAGAGGGAAAAACCACGTAACATTATTCAAGCCCAGTCTCTAATAACGGACTTGTACATGAATTGTGAATAAAGCCCAAATACGGGAATGGACAGCTGCTCAACCCGTACAAGCCCAGAACAAACTTTGCCAGAGTAAAGATAATGATCGAAACTGTACATGTACACTAAAGAAGAGAATTATGGTCAATTATTGTCATTGGCTAAAGACGGCatcgtcttattattattattattatattttgtcTAAACAACgtgtttagtatttttttttttttttttatacactaAAGTACTAAAAATTATGATCGTTTTATGTTGTAAAGTTTGTCGTTTGGCTCAAGATGGCGTCGTATTTACTCTTTAATTTTTGTTTTAAATATGTTTAGCCACTTGTGTCATGCCTCCATAGTTTATTAATAAAAAGTTGAGATTTAATTTATTtcgataacaaaaataataattataattaattagtaattacaattatattataaataataagtaataattaataatctCATCTCATTCTCTAATATAAGAAAATGGTAATTAAgtcatatttattataaaattaaattttGACCATTCATATAGCTCTCAACTGCAGATCTCAAATCTCAACCTTTAATTTAGTAATGATGttataactagaaaaaaattcgaccgcgcgttgctgcggttgtattcaacgctcgatcgaatttggatatacgttgtttggtatctAATATATTTAATAAGTTGGGTTGtttgttgtacgtgtatgtatatgtatgaaatatagcccgaaatatttagtgttttttaacgatgtccgtttcgcgtatagctagtcgcgtttgaaatgtcccgttcatattgattataaacgttccatattaattgattttgttgagaggttttgacctctatatgagacgtttttcaaagactgcgttcgagtttagaacaaaccataacctttaaaatattacgacgattatcaaataatgataatctaaaatatagcgtttttcacacgagcattacataatggtttacaataatattacacatcaacataagtcttcgaatgcagtttttaaacaatattatacacgcatggactccaaatcttgtccttaatttagtatgcaatagcggaagctcttaataatc
The window above is part of the Rutidosis leptorrhynchoides isolate AG116_Rl617_1_P2 chromosome 1, CSIRO_AGI_Rlap_v1, whole genome shotgun sequence genome. Proteins encoded here:
- the LOC139900888 gene encoding protein ALP1-like, which codes for MDFLALSIDLLFDSTSSEEEEEIQPRTRFQRQPRRFLNRDREAAGQLLWNDYFCENPTFPDNIFKRRFRMRKVLFLRIKDGILQHSYTPNAPDHFTFFQQCPDAHGRLGFSTIQKITCALRQLSYGMTADIFDEYIKMAEKTGHVTLNNFCKCIIDLYGWEYLRKPNATDIARLYSAHEEKHGFKGMLGSIDCMHWAWKNCPVAWKGQYTRGDHGHPTIMLEAVASYDMWIWHAIFGMAGSNNDINVLNHSPLFDSLRKDRAAPSPFEVNGNQYPFGYFLADGIYPDWTTLIKGYTTPIEEPRKKFTKFQASARKDVERTFGVLQGRFAILKTPARVMSVNKMRRIMYSCIVMHNMIQEDNGFALSTWEQEWLDKPENRPRRNIRRRVKDRRSREKEIRDRDVHDQLREDLTAHIWNPPPNFRSMHN